The genome window TGATGGAGACCGTCAATCCCGCCACCGGCGATGCCTGGGCGCGATTTGCCTGCGCGGCACCGGCGGATATCGACCGTGCCGTTGCGGCGGCGACCCGCGCGCTGACCGACGGCGCGTGGCCGGCGATGACCGCGACCCAGCGCGGCAAACTGATCGCCCGCCTGGCCGATCTGGTCGAGGCCAATGCCGAGCGGATCGGCCGGATCGAAACGACCGACAGCGGGAAGCTGGCCACCGAAACCATCGGACAAACCCGTTATGTCGCCGACTACTACCGGTACTACGCCGGACTAGCAGACAAGATCGAAGGGGCGGTGCTGCCGATCGACAAGCCGGACATGCATGTCTACACCAGCCGCGAGCCGATCGGCGTGGTCGCCGCCATTGTGCCGTGGAACGCCCAGATGTTCCTGACCGCGACCAAGCTGGGTCCGGCCCTCGCTGCCGGATGCACGGTGATCCTGAAGGCGTCGGAGGTTGCGCCGGCGGCCCTGTTCGAACTGGCCCGTCTGGTCGAGGAGGCAGGTTTCCCGCCCGGCGTCGTTCAGGTCGTAAGCGGCGATGCGGAGAATTGTGCGATTCCGCTGACCTCGCATCCCGACATCGACCGTATCGCCTTCACCGGCGGCCCGGAGACAGCCCGCCACGTCATTCGCAACTCCGCCGCCAATTTTGCCGTTACGACGCTGGAGCTTGGTGGCAAATCGCCGATCCTGGTTTTCGACGACGCCGACCTGGAAGGTGCTGCCAATGGATTGATCGCGGGGAATTTCGGGGCGTCCGGACAATCCTGTGTGGCGGGAACACGAGGCCTGATCCATCGTCCGGTTCTAAACGAGTTGATCGCGAGGATAGAAGAGAAGGCCAAGACCATCGTCGTCGGCGATCCGCTCCAGCCAACGACGCATGTCGGACCGCTCTGCACCCCGACCCAGATCGTACGGATCGAAGCAACACTCGCCCAGTCGGTCGAACAGGGGGCTCGGATTCGGTTCGGCGGAACGCGGCCGTCCGGAATGGACGGCGGCAACTACTTTCTGCCCACCCTGGTGGAATGCCCGGACGCGCGGACCGCGACACTGTCGGTCGAGATGTTCGGGCCGGTGATGTCGCTGCTGCCCTTCGACACCGAAGTGGAAGCCGTCGCATTGGCGAATGACAGCGTCTTCGGACTTGGCTCCGGCGTGTTCACCCGCGACATTGCCCGGGCACACCGGGTTTCGAAGCGCATCCGGGCCGGCATTTGCTGGGTCAATACCTACCGCGCGATCTCGCCAATCGCCCCATTCGGCGGCTTCAATCAGTCGGGTTACGGCCGCGAAGCCGGTCTGGAAGCGGTGCTGGACTACACCCGCACCAAGACGACCTGGATAAACCTGTCGGACATGCCGATGGCGAACCCTTTCGTGATGCGCTAGGGGTCGCAGGCTTGGTCCATCTTTCCTTGATTGGCGGCCGAGGCCCGTCCCATCCGCTATCTGCGCGGCATTCCTTTGGGTCGCATAAATCGTTTCTGTGCGGCAATGCGGAACGGCGCGTTTGGGGCGCCGTAGCCATTGTATCCGTTCCGCCGTTGAACGATCTCGAAGAACATGCCGTTTTCGAGCGGCCTCGAGTAAATCTGGAAAAAGTCACCCTGCTGGTCCCGGTCATAAAGAATGTTCGATGCACGCATTGCTTCCATAAGGTCTGCGTCCAAATCGAAGCGCGCAGCAAGATCGTCGTAATAATTCGGAGGCATGGGGAGCGGCTGAAATCCCAGATCATGCAACTTGTCAGCAGTATGGAAGATGTCCGCTGTCAGCAGCGCAATATGCTGCACCGATGCGCCGAAGCTTTCCGCAAGGAACTCTCCCGCCAGCGTTCGATGCGTTTCCGCGCCGTTCAGCGTAATCCGAAGCGCACCTGTATCCGACTCGATGGCCTGGCTTCGGATCAACCCATCCGGATCGATTACATCCACCATCGGCGCCTTGGTCATTCGGAACAGGGCAATATAGAACAGCGACCAGCTTAGCATGTCCTGATAGGACATCGTCTGCGCGATATGGTCCACGGCAAGCAAACGTGCGTCGGACGTGTCGCTCGCACTGTCTCCCGACGGTCGAAACTCCACGTTCCAGACGTCTGCCAGCCCTGTCTTACGATCGATGAAATGCAAAACACTGCCGCTCAGCCCCCGAATGGCCGGGATATCCAATTCACCGGGTCCGAGCGGCTGGCTGAACGGCTTTGACCCGAGCGCCACCGCCCGCTCGATGGTCGACGCCGCGTCCGATACCTCGATACCGATATCGCAGACCGTGGTGCCGTGCAGGGCGTAGGCGCTCCCCGCATACCCCGACGTCTCTCGGTTTATCAGGATCCGGATCTCGCCCTGCTGCCAAAGTGCGACATTCTTCGAGATGTGCTCGCCAGCCTTACGGAATCCCAGCGTTGAGAGAAGACTTTCAAGCTTATCCGCTTCACCACCGCGGCTACAGAACTCGAGGAAGGAGGTACCCTGAATTTCACTTGGCTCGGGCAGTGCCGGCAGATCGATGGGGACGTCTTCCTGGCGACGGCGCACCCGGTCCAACAGGAAGATGAGCGACCGATACCCGTCACGGGCAACTGCGCCTGCATCGCCGCCGCGAAACTGATCGTTAAAGATTTCGAGACTGACGGGCCCTTCATATCCGGTTGAAACAACTGCAGCCATGAAATCCGTTACCGGCAGGTCGCCTTCACCTGGCATGTTCCGGAAATGACGCGACCAGTACAGCAGATCCATCGGTATGGCCGGCGCATCGGCCAGTTGAACGAAAAATATCCGATCGCCTGGAATCTGTCGGATCGTGTCCGGGTCGATTCCCCGACCCAGAGTATGAAAACTGTCGAGTATCAGGCCGACATTGGGATGATCGGCGCGGCGTACGATTTCCCAAGCGTCGCGATGATCGTTCACGTGGCGTCCCCAGGCCAGGGCTTCGAATCCGATCCGAAGCCCTCGCGTCCGTGCCCGCTCACCCAGTTCCGCCAGATCGTCGGCCGCACGATCGATGCCCCCCAAGGCATGCGGCGAAACGTTTGAACAAATCAGCATGAGATCGGTTCCCAAGGCCTGCATCAGGTCGAACTTGTGCTCCGCCCGATCGAACGCTTTGTCGCGCATTGCTGATGGCAGGCCTTCAAAGTCTCTGAAGGGCTGAAACAGCAATATCTCCAGACCGCTGTCGCGGATCATGCGGCCGACCTCGTTCGGGCCGGCATCGTGGGCAATGAAGTCCTGCTCGAAAATCTCCAATCCATCGAATCCGGCCCCCCGGATCGCCGCCAGTTTTTCCTCCAGATTTCCAGCAATGGATACGGTCGCTATCGATGTTTTCATCGCTCAGTATCCAAAGAGGCGCGGTAGAAACGTCACGATATCCGGGACGAAAACCAGAATCATGAGCACCGCGACCTCAACCAGAAACAGCGGCATGATGGATCGTGTCAGTCTTATCAAACCGACTTTGGCAATGCTTTCCGCCACAAATAGACACAGCCCCATCGGTGGCGTGATTAGGCCGATCATTAGGTTGAAAATCACGACGATGCCGAAATGCACCGGGTCAATACCAAGCGAAACCGCGATCGGATGCATGATGGGCACCAGAACCAGCATCGCAGCGATCCCCTCCAGAAACAGCCCGATGAAAAGGAACAGGAAGACCGACACGATCAGAAAAGCAGTCTTGCTGTCGACATTCGACAGTGCCCAGTCGGTTAGCAGGTTCGGAACGCGGTTATAGGTCAGCAGCCAGTTCGCAGCGGCAACGACGGAGATGATGATCATGATCACGGCGCTGTCCCGCATCGCATGGGCAAAAAGCCTCGGCAGCGCATTGAGCCTGATGTTGCGATAGACAACGACGCCGAGAATCAGAGCATAGGCGGTGGCGAAGCTTGCCGCTTCGGTCGGCGTCACAATCCCCATCAGGATCGATCCAACCACAAAGACGGGCATCAATAGTGGCAGGATGCCACCGACAAGTGCGCCTCGGCGGCTCTCCCCTGACAGTTCTCGTGCTTCAGAAATCGGGACCTTCCTGAACCGGACGACGACATAGGCGGATAGGAACCCCGCAAGAAGCAGGCCGGGCACGATCCCGGCCAGGAACAGCGACGGAACCGACACGCCCGTTACGATCAGCGCGTAGATGATGACCGGGATAGAAGGTGGAATTATTGGCCCGATCACAGATGACGCCGCCGTTAGCGCGGCCGCGAAGGACCGGTCGTAACCGTGTTTTTCCATCTCCGGGATGAACACACGACCGATCGCCGAGGTATCTGCGACGGCCGACCCCGACAGACCGGCGAAGATCACGGAGGCCCAGATGTTGACATGGGCGAGCCCGGCGCGAAAACCACCGACGATGACATTTGCGAAGGCGATGATCCTGCGGGTAATCCCGCTCTCGTTCATCAACTCTCCAGCAAGAACAAACAATGGGATCGCCAGCAATGGATAGGAGTTCAACCCCTTGAACATCTCGGAAGCGACCAGTCGGATGTGATAGGGAAACTCCCCCGACGCCATGAAGTACAGCAGCGCCGCTGCCACCGCGAAGGCGACTGGTACGCCAAGGATCAGGAGCACAATGAGGACGGCGTATACCATCATGGTTTCTCCGCCACGCGCGTCGCGAGGCGCACGAACGCCGCGGCCAACAAGATGCCGCCGCCCACTGCGATCGAGGCCTGATAGGTTCCCATCCTGCCGAACCAGACGATCCACTCTGCGCCCATCGATTCCGAAAGCGCTTTCGCGTTTCCGATAAGTCCGGATGCATCGACGCCGCCGCGACGCTCGGAAAAGGCAATCCCGGACCAAACCAACATGCCGCCGACCGCGGCGACCGCAACGTCCCCCACCAAGAGAACAGCCTTGCGGACACTGTCGGGCAGGAGGTCGGTAAGAATGGTGAAACGGATGTGGCGGTCCTGGAGATAGGCAAGCCCCAGCCCGAACATCACGCCATAGGCCGCGAGGTAGATCGGGAGTTCCTCGCCCCATTCGAACGACTTGCCTAAGGTGTATCGGCGCAGTGAGTTTATGAAAACGATGCCGAAAACCAGCCCGAGAGACAGCGCCGAGGCCGCCGCCAGAAAGCGCTCCAAGGCACGACGCATCAACGGCATCTTCAGGGTTCTCCCGGTCGAGCACATTGCGATAGGCGGTATGCGGACGGCACAGAACGCCGTCCGCACTCGCACGACATTACTTCATCGCATCGGCGATCGCGGCGTCCAACTTCTCGATCCATGCCGCATCGTCGCCCAGTTCCCCGGCAAGCCAGTTCTTAACCGCAGGCTGCGCTTTTTCACGGAACATCGCGAGTTCCTCCGCCGTCGGAGAATACACCTGCATGCCTTCCGCCTGAACACTGTTTACGCCCGAAGCGGTATTCCACTGCTGGATGGCCCGGCCCATCGTGCCGGCAACCTGCGCGGCTTTGGCAACGACAGCCTGCGTGGCCGGGTCAAGGGACTGGAACCATTCGTCACTGACTGCCAGGAAATCGGCCGCATATACGTGACCGTCCAACGTCATGTACTTCTGCAGCTTGTGCAGACCGTTATTGTAGATCACCCCGACCGGGTTCTCCTGACCGTCGACAACACCGGTCGTCAATGCGTTGGGGAGTTCTGTCCAGGCGATCGGCGTCGGTTCGCCACCCAGCCCCTTCACCATTTCCACGTAGAGCGGAATCGGCTGCACACGGAACTTCAGCCCTTCCATATCGGCCGGCGTACGGATCTCCCGTGTGTTGTTGGTGAAGTTCCTAAAGCCAGTCTCTCCGAAGGCCAAGGTGCGCAGGCCGGTCTCGGCCAGGCAATGTTCGGCCAATGCCGAACCGAAAGGCCCGTCCAGTACTTCCCAGGCCACCGGCGCCGACGGGAAGGTATAAGGAATATCAAGGACCGACGCGGCCTTGCACACCTTCGACATGGCACCGGAGACCATGACAACCTGGGTCACGCCCTCCTGTGCCTGTGACACCAGTTCCTCTTCATTGCCGAGCGCGCCGGCCGGGAAAATCTCCACCGTCAGATCGGTCTCGCCTTCGACGATGTTCTTGAACACTTTCGCCGCAGCCCCTTTCTTGGAGTTCTGCCAGTCGTCGGGATCGACATGGGCGAACCGGACGGTTTGAGCGGAAGCACTGCCCGCCACGAAAGAGAATGCGACGGCCGTCACCGCCGCCAGCCTGGTAAGAGAATTGAGCATTGTGGTCCTCCCTATTCGGATTGGCGCCATCGTTTTTCGACGGCAGTTGTCTCGGCATTAGTCGTCGAGAGATTCGAATGTCCTCTTCATGCGATCGGGATTCGGGGCCCGACCGGTAAACAGCTCGAACGCGCGAACGGCCTGAAACACGGCCATGCCGGACCCCGACAAAACCGGGCAACCGGCAGCGCGGGCGTCCGACAACAATTGCGTTTCGAGCGGGAAGTAGACGATGTCGGCCACCCAGAGCCCCGCATGCAGGCACTGTCTTGGAACCGGGCTGCCTGGCAGTTTCGACATGCCGACCGGCGTCGCGTTAACGATCCCGGTGAGACCGGGCGGCAATCGGCTCAGCGTCTCGGCCTGTTCGACCCGAGAATGTCCGAAGGTCCCGACCAGAGACCCGGCGAGGGTTTCTGCGCGGCTCTCTTCTATGTCAAAGAGCCAGAGTGTTCCGACCCCCAACTCCAGAAGTGCATGCGCGACGGCGTAGCCGGCACCCCCCGCTCCGACCAGAAGTACCTCCGACAGGTCGGCGCCGGGCATGCCGGTGCGGAATCCTTCGGCGAACCCCCAGAGATCTGTGTTATGGCCATAGCGTCGGCCATCTCGAAAAACGATCGTGTTCACTGCTCCGACTGTTTCGGCGTTCCGGGACAGAGCATGAGTGAGGGACATCGCGTCGATCTTAAACGGAAAGGTGATGTTGAGCCCGGCATAGCCCTGGCGTTCAGCCATCTCCACAATGTCTGCCAAAGCTGACTGGGCGAATTCCGGGTCGTCCAGATCGAAGAGCCGGTAGCACAAATCCACCCCTTGGGCCTTGCC of Alphaproteobacteria bacterium contains these proteins:
- a CDS encoding aldehyde dehydrogenase, giving the protein MSEQPDYRLYIDGTWTDGATGQVMETVNPATGDAWARFACAAPADIDRAVAAATRALTDGAWPAMTATQRGKLIARLADLVEANAERIGRIETTDSGKLATETIGQTRYVADYYRYYAGLADKIEGAVLPIDKPDMHVYTSREPIGVVAAIVPWNAQMFLTATKLGPALAAGCTVILKASEVAPAALFELARLVEEAGFPPGVVQVVSGDAENCAIPLTSHPDIDRIAFTGGPETARHVIRNSAANFAVTTLELGGKSPILVFDDADLEGAANGLIAGNFGASGQSCVAGTRGLIHRPVLNELIARIEEKAKTIVVGDPLQPTTHVGPLCTPTQIVRIEATLAQSVEQGARIRFGGTRPSGMDGGNYFLPTLVECPDARTATLSVEMFGPVMSLLPFDTEVEAVALANDSVFGLGSGVFTRDIARAHRVSKRIRAGICWVNTYRAISPIAPFGGFNQSGYGREAGLEAVLDYTRTKTTWINLSDMPMANPFVMR
- a CDS encoding TIM barrel protein, with product MKTSIATVSIAGNLEEKLAAIRGAGFDGLEIFEQDFIAHDAGPNEVGRMIRDSGLEILLFQPFRDFEGLPSAMRDKAFDRAEHKFDLMQALGTDLMLICSNVSPHALGGIDRAADDLAELGERARTRGLRIGFEALAWGRHVNDHRDAWEIVRRADHPNVGLILDSFHTLGRGIDPDTIRQIPGDRIFFVQLADAPAIPMDLLYWSRHFRNMPGEGDLPVTDFMAAVVSTGYEGPVSLEIFNDQFRGGDAGAVARDGYRSLIFLLDRVRRRQEDVPIDLPALPEPSEIQGTSFLEFCSRGGEADKLESLLSTLGFRKAGEHISKNVALWQQGEIRILINRETSGYAGSAYALHGTTVCDIGIEVSDAASTIERAVALGSKPFSQPLGPGELDIPAIRGLSGSVLHFIDRKTGLADVWNVEFRPSGDSASDTSDARLLAVDHIAQTMSYQDMLSWSLFYIALFRMTKAPMVDVIDPDGLIRSQAIESDTGALRITLNGAETHRTLAGEFLAESFGASVQHIALLTADIFHTADKLHDLGFQPLPMPPNYYDDLAARFDLDADLMEAMRASNILYDRDQQGDFFQIYSRPLENGMFFEIVQRRNGYNGYGAPNAPFRIAAQKRFMRPKGMPRR
- a CDS encoding TRAP transporter large permease — protein: MMVYAVLIVLLILGVPVAFAVAAALLYFMASGEFPYHIRLVASEMFKGLNSYPLLAIPLFVLAGELMNESGITRRIIAFANVIVGGFRAGLAHVNIWASVIFAGLSGSAVADTSAIGRVFIPEMEKHGYDRSFAAALTAASSVIGPIIPPSIPVIIYALIVTGVSVPSLFLAGIVPGLLLAGFLSAYVVVRFRKVPISEARELSGESRRGALVGGILPLLMPVFVVGSILMGIVTPTEAASFATAYALILGVVVYRNIRLNALPRLFAHAMRDSAVIMIIISVVAAANWLLTYNRVPNLLTDWALSNVDSKTAFLIVSVFLFLFIGLFLEGIAAMLVLVPIMHPIAVSLGIDPVHFGIVVIFNLMIGLITPPMGLCLFVAESIAKVGLIRLTRSIMPLFLVEVAVLMILVFVPDIVTFLPRLFGY
- a CDS encoding TRAP transporter small permease subunit, with product MERFLAAASALSLGLVFGIVFINSLRRYTLGKSFEWGEELPIYLAAYGVMFGLGLAYLQDRHIRFTILTDLLPDSVRKAVLLVGDVAVAAVGGMLVWSGIAFSERRGGVDASGLIGNAKALSESMGAEWIVWFGRMGTYQASIAVGGGILLAAAFVRLATRVAEKP
- a CDS encoding DctP family TRAP transporter solute-binding subunit, with protein sequence MLNSLTRLAAVTAVAFSFVAGSASAQTVRFAHVDPDDWQNSKKGAAAKVFKNIVEGETDLTVEIFPAGALGNEEELVSQAQEGVTQVVMVSGAMSKVCKAASVLDIPYTFPSAPVAWEVLDGPFGSALAEHCLAETGLRTLAFGETGFRNFTNNTREIRTPADMEGLKFRVQPIPLYVEMVKGLGGEPTPIAWTELPNALTTGVVDGQENPVGVIYNNGLHKLQKYMTLDGHVYAADFLAVSDEWFQSLDPATQAVVAKAAQVAGTMGRAIQQWNTASGVNSVQAEGMQVYSPTAEELAMFREKAQPAVKNWLAGELGDDAAWIEKLDAAIADAMK
- a CDS encoding shikimate dehydrogenase; this translates as MKAGLVGRGITLSRSPAMHEAEGKAQGVDLCYRLFDLDDPEFAQSALADIVEMAERQGYAGLNITFPFKIDAMSLTHALSRNAETVGAVNTIVFRDGRRYGHNTDLWGFAEGFRTGMPGADLSEVLLVGAGGAGYAVAHALLELGVGTLWLFDIEESRAETLAGSLVGTFGHSRVEQAETLSRLPPGLTGIVNATPVGMSKLPGSPVPRQCLHAGLWVADIVYFPLETQLLSDARAAGCPVLSGSGMAVFQAVRAFELFTGRAPNPDRMKRTFESLDD